The genomic stretch aaatgcttgtggtgaggctcaggttgatgctctacaggaggacaaaactatatacatactaaacatatataatatatatatatatatatatatatatatatatttaataaatactaaatatacacaaaatacagaatatacaaagacagaagggatctgtagaaattctttgatgtgtacatttatgagacaggtatagtctgagagagagtggagctaaatataaatatgtatgattatgtttattcctgttgtataaagtgacttagtaatgttgtccatagcagtgatgtatatagtattaataataaagtgtccgagtgcagtggtgttggtaAAGGTTCACATCTTAttcaggaacctgatggcttCACAATGTcacaaagggatagcaagacaagatgcaaaacatagataaattaccaatatatagaCAACATAAAAATACTAGTAAAAACTCTTATTTAAAAACtcatatttttgtttgtttttaagacaatttttttttcattattattgattttctaaGCCATTTTTGCATGTTCAGTAGTTTTTAGTTATTCACATATAAATTctataaaatgtttatattagAAGCGCTTTACACATAGCAAATGTTATTTCCACTAGAATTCTACTAATCTGATCAGGTATGTTTTCATGTCAGATGAAAATATTGGcacaatttatatattttaaaaagggaGAAATGTGGATATGGGCAATAGAGGATGGCTTGATGCTGGATCTATCTTAGAGCCTTCTAAATTGACAAGAAGAAAATATTGCAAATTCTGAATGTAGGCTTCTAAGAGAGCTAAATTTACACTGATTATATGTGTAGTACACTGCAACCatgaaggagaggagagaggacaTCCACAAATACAGTGGAGTGCAcagtgttttcttcttatttaaAAGCCTATTTTAATCTATAAAGCATTAAATGGATAAATCTCTGATTCACTTGTTTATCTGACTCAGAATCAAAACTAAGAAGAGTTCATTTTTTATGCTCCCCACCTGTGGAACAACttccattcatttatttatttattttcagaatttctgaTGATTTATTTGCTTGCCTCTGTTTAATGTCCAGCTCTGATTCTGAAACATGTACAGCCAAATTGGCCGATGACTGATGACTACACCTTAGTCTACATAAGTTGTGATATCATAATATCCAGATTCCAGATTAAATGAAAGATACAGCTTTTCCCTTTCAGTTTTCACAATTAACATTCTCATACAGGAGGAGGGTGAAACAGCCCTTgacaacacaaacaaaacatataAGAACTTGAGAAATTTATTACATACAAATATGATCTTACAGGACAATAAGAAAATGACACAGACGACTCGTCACTATTGTAACATGATACAACGTATGTATCTGTTCTACAGCAAATAAATAAGAGGAAACCATTTATAATCTATTTAATCTGATTTTGGCTGTTTTTCTTTAACCATCATTGAAAAAATCCATCAGGGAATTCAAGTCATAGTTGTCTAATATTTCAAGAAGTTGGGAAACCTTAGTTTTGACATTTTGCCCTTTAAATTTGAACTTGTCAATGAAGAGGTCGGTTATCATGCCTGCGAGAAGACAAAAACATGTTAGTTTAagagttatttttatttttcaaaacaAACTAAACCATATAGTCAAAACACACTTACCATACAGTCTTTCCAGATGGGCAGGCTGCTTCTTGTATTCTTCTAAAAGACGACCAGAATCGTCAAGTATATTGCGATACTCTGGAATCAGGAAATCTGCATTCCCTTCATGCACCTGCAGCTCCTgtacatcaaacacacacacacaaacaatagaGTACATAAAGTCAAATACGTTACAAATAAGCAGCTTTGGTTGATTCATAACTCCACATTGCAGGTTACCTTTAAAGCATCAATAAGTTGAACCTTCTTGGCCAACAAGAGCTGATACTCAAGCTTGGGGTGAATCATCTTCAGGGTGTGGCTTACAGAATCTTCATTCACTTCTGAAGCAGTGCCAATAAAACAAGGTCAGCGCAGCATATTAAtagaaaacaatatataaaacattactatatactgtatacttaGTTACTGTATATGGTAAATTCCCTAATCTGGAACAGATCCATTCAGGGCCTTGTTGTGTAAGTGGAAACTCACCATAGGAAATGTTCAGGTTGATTTTGCGCTTGGTGGCCTCCTTAGAGAGAACATCCTTCAGTATGGATATAGTTGAAATATTATCTGATTTAAAGTTGCCTTCACCTTTACTgaggacaaaaacacacacaataaatatTAGTTACAGTACATGCAGTTCTTCTACCAGGGCATCTACTGTATGTTAGAATTACACAAGTATAACAATGCATCCATGCTGTTGAGTTGTACTGTTATAACTGATCTCTGTTTGACCATAATAAACCCTATGAATACATTCAGGTTCATCATCTATACCCCAATACTATGTACGCACAGTAGTTCCTGAGTCATATTTAAATGCTTCACATCATGCATCATCACATGATTATATCCCTAATCATTTATGTGTACACCTCCCACCTTCCACTGCATTTCATATCTTTACTGAGAACTTGTACTTCTTCAACTAAGGCGTTCTTTACTGGCCTCACCAGTAGCTGGCCTCAAGCTGCGTTCCCAGAAAAGTGTTCTGAAAGTAGAAGGTGATGTTTTCTCCCGCTGGGGTTTTCTCTGGCACCTCAGGCAAACAGAACACGACCCACGAGTGGATCTCTGCAAAGCTGAACTGGCCCACCAGCCGCAGAGTGTTCATAGGCCTGTAGAGAGATTAGAGAAAGCAGAAGGCAGAGAGAGGTCAGGAAAAGCAATTATTTGGCACTAACAGCAGAATAAATACAGAGGCATGTGTGCGCCATCATTTCGTCAGCACTGTATTCGTACTGGCAATAtaaacagcttttaaaatggttgtttgcacagtactgtactgctCTGTGGTAACTGCATGTGATGCCCACCTGTCCTGATCAATGCTGTGAGTCCTTTGGTGGAGGGAGAGTGGTTTGATCTGGTATTGTCGCACCTGGCAGGTTTTGGGCTGCAGACGTGGAGTTACGTAGGCCTGTAGTGTGCCATACTGACCCTCGATTGACCTCACCTGGAAATCAATGGATATAAatattgtgaatttccccactgcgggactaataaaggactatcttatcttatcttaaataacTGAACACAGATGAAGGAATCCTCTTTCAGTTGCCAGTATGTGAGTCCTAAAACCACTTTTCAAATGCACTGTACACTACAATTGGGAAATGTTATGGTATTGTGAGCTGGTAACGGCACATTTTGTTTCTGCTGACACAATATTTTAATAGAAATTTCAATAGAAAATCATTTTTGACAGTCAGTCAATATCAGTTACCTTAAGTTCCAGCCTTGTGGTGTTAGCCTGGCATCTGTAGGTGGCAAGCAGGAAATTTCCATTTGGctatggaggaaaaaaaaagtgtataaaCAGACTGTAACTGTAAACACACAATAGGTCCATGTTATTTAAATGGAAAATCCTGGACTTAGAGTGGTTCAGCAggctaatgcgctaccactatggcccgggggtcgctagtttgaatcccgagccatgctgctttaccATCACAGCctcagagtctgagagagcacaattggccgagCTTTCCCCCTTCATTACTCTTAAACAATGTTGGCCAGGCCAGGCTTCTGTTAGCTGGTCCTGTGAAGCTGTGGGACCGGGGTCTGCCAACAGCTGCCCACCTCCAGCTAAAAAAAGAGGCTGGtttttgcatgtatcagaggattCCTAGATTCTtactagtgttgggagcattgctagtgctagggggagctatgtaCGGGTGGATTAATTGGCAGTAAGAAACATGGAGAAAAAGTGAAGAattgaatagacaaaaaaaatgGCAGCCCTGTTTGTTTTGTGGTGCAGCATAAATGAAGACGATATGGTGGCGTTTTACCTCTGAATCACATTCGCTGAAGCTGACCACAGCTGAGTTCTTGTCCACATCTAGGAGGTCTATAGGAACATCACTCTGTTCAACAACATGCATAAagatatattatttaattgaatccattaAAAGATGAATGAGCAAATTTCTGAGATATTTCAAGTTCAGTTAAACTCCTGACCACATGAGAGTGCTGACCTGTAGGAGCAGGTTGTCAATGGCAGTCTGCACTTCCAGTGTGAGACTGTAGCTGGCGTCATCCTGGCACAGGGTGAATCTGTCATTGATGCTGAAGACGGGCACAGCGGACACGGCTGTGCTGGACTGAGAGCTCTGCTGATACTTCTCCCGACCCTGCATGACCTTCACCTGTAGCTGCTCCAACTCCGCCctgcaaacaacaacaacaaacaacacaacaccagaGAGTaatcaaatttaaataatttaagtaAATCAACTTTAGAATGTAAGAATTATTGTATGatttattatttgattattaatcAAATAATGTGTACATATATTGTGATGATACTGATTATTCTATGTTCCTATAATACTATTCAGTAAAGAATACATTATTACATTGTTACAAGccaaatatacacaatatgacCAAATGTTgtagcattcagctactttacgttgcacccattggtgACTAATGCCATGCGTGGGccacaggggtataaagtccacagcattgagctgtggagcagtggaactgtgttctctggaatgatggtgctcaattCAATagttttaggatgagttggggagtcaggatgaggtggggttgtgatcatccaacatcctgacctcatatACACTACTGTCGCTACATGCAATGCAATCCTCatggcaatgctccaaaatctagtagaaagccttccctggagagtagagacaccccaacaaaagcaggatcaactcttgatatcagaagaaacaataaaatgagcaggtgtcccagcacttttgtccacatggtgtACTTATATGCCTATGTATAATACAGGAGTGATTTAGATCTCCAGTATTCCCTAGCATGGGCTTGTATATGAATAAACTGAAACTCTATAGAGAACCAGAGGTCAGTTTTATGTAAATAATCACTACCATGTGTTGCTGAATGtgtaacattttaataacagaGATCCCCCTTAAAAGCACCTGCTGTTTGAATCATTCATAAATGAAAAGCACTGCATATGTGTTGTGTTAGGCATTACGCGTGTTACTCTGTACCTTAGCGTGGCCACCTTGGCCTGGGTTTCTCGGCTCATCTTCACCTCG from Salminus brasiliensis chromosome 19, fSalBra1.hap2, whole genome shotgun sequence encodes the following:
- the bbs7 gene encoding Bardet-Biedl syndrome 7 protein, with the protein product MELSLNHVDYLQVGVTSQKTMRLLPAVGRKATQKVAVADHDGVVNCFGMKKGEAVPVFKSLPGQKISRLELGGALGTPQEKIFVCSGSEVRGFTKKGKQFLSFEANLTESINAMHVSGADLFVCASYIYNHYCDCKDQDYYLSGDKINDIVCLPVETVGRTVPVLACQDRVLRVLQGSELLYDVEVPGPPSVLELHNRDGGKNGEEVLYGTADGKLGLIQLTSSAPVSKWEVDNEKKKGGVLCIDTFDILGDGVKDILVGRDDGTVEVYGLDSSNEPTLRFENVLSESVTSIQGGCVGKESYEEVLTTTYTGWVSGLTTEPQQMEAGPGDEVKMSRETQAKVATLRAELEQLQVKVMQGREKYQQSSQSSTAVSAVPVFSINDRFTLCQDDASYSLTLEVQTAIDNLLLQSDVPIDLLDVDKNSAVVSFSECDSEPNGNFLLATYRCQANTTRLELKVRSIEGQYGTLQAYVTPRLQPKTCQVRQYQIKPLSLHQRTHSIDQDRPMNTLRLVGQFSFAEIHSWVVFCLPEVPEKTPAGENITFYFQNTFLGTQLEASYCKGEGNFKSDNISTISILKDVLSKEATKRKINLNISYEVNEDSVSHTLKMIHPKLEYQLLLAKKVQLIDALKELQVHEGNADFLIPEYRNILDDSGRLLEEYKKQPAHLERLYGMITDLFIDKFKFKGQNVKTKVSQLLEILDNYDLNSLMDFFNDG